A single genomic interval of Mustela nigripes isolate SB6536 chromosome 7, MUSNIG.SB6536, whole genome shotgun sequence harbors:
- the LOC132021763 gene encoding adipose-secreted signaling protein, with product MAAANKGNKPRVRSIRFAAGHDAEGSQSHVHFDEKLHDSVVMVTQESDSSFLVKVGFLKILHRYEITFTLPPVLRLSKDVREAPVPSLHLKLLSVLPIPEGYSVKCEYSAHKEGVLKEEMLLACEGGTGTCVRVTVQARVMDRHHGTPMLLDGVKCVGAELEYDSEHSDWHGFD from the exons ATGGCTGCAGCCAACAAGG gcAACAAGCCCAGAGTCCGGAGTATCCGCTTTGCAGCAGGCCATGATGCAGAAGGCTCCCAGAGCCATGTCCACTTTGACGAGAAGCTGCATGACTCTGTGGTCATGGTCACCCAGGAGAGTGACAGCAGCTTTCTGGTCAAG GTTGGCTTCCTGAAGATCCTGCACAGGTATGAGATTACCTTCACTCTGCCCCCAGTGCTCAGGCTGAGCAAGGATGTCCGAGAAGCTCCAGTCCCCAGCCTACACCTCAAGCTCCTCAGCGTCCTGCCCATCCCAGAAG GTTACAGCGTCAAGTGTGAGTACTCGGCACACAAGGAGGGTGTCCTCAAGGAGGAGATGCTGCTAGCCTGTGAAGGAGGCACCGGCACCTGCGTGCGAGTGACAGTGCAGGCACGCGTCATGG ACCGACACCATGGCACACCCATGCTGCTTGATGGGGTCAAGTGCGTGGGTGCTGAGCTAGAATACGACTCCGAGCACAGCGACTGGCATGGCTTCGACTGA
- the LOC132021762 gene encoding heat shock 70 kDa protein 12B — translation MLAVPDMGLQGLYIGSSPERYPVPSPPGSPRTQESCGIAPLTPSQSPKPETRAPQHAPFSVVVAIDFGTTSSGYAFSFASDPEAIHMMRKWEGGDPGVAHQKTPTCLLLTPEGAFHSFGYTARDYYHDLDPEEARDWLYFEKFKMKIHSATDLTLKTQLEAVNGKKMPALEVFAHALRFFKEHALQELREQCPSLPEKDTVRWVLTVPAIWKQPAKQFMREAAYLAGLVSREDAEQLLIALEPEAASVYCRKLRLHQLLDLSSRAPGSGRLGERRSIDSSFRQAREQLRRSRHSRTFLVESGVGELWAEMQAGDRYVVADCGGGTVDLTVHQLEQPHGTLKELYKASGGPYGAVGVDLAFEQLLGRIFGEDFITTFKRQRPAAWVDLTIAFEARKRTAGPHRSGALNISLPFSFIDFYRKQRGHNVETALRRSSVNFVKWSSQGMLRMSCEAMNELFQPTVSGIIQHIEALLARPEVQGVKLLFLVGGFAESAVLQHAVQTALGARGLRVVVPHDVGLTILKGAVLFGQAPGVVRVRRSPLTYGVGVLNRFVAGRHPPEKLLVRDGRRWCTDVFERFVAAEQSVALGEEVRRSYCPARPGQRRVLINLYCCAAEDARFITDPGVRKCGALSLELEPAADGTSSGRREIRAAMQFGDTEIKVTAVDVSTNRSVRAAIDFLSN, via the exons ATGCTGGCGGTCCCAGACATGGGTCTGCAGGGGCTGTACATCG GCTCCAGCCCTGAGCGGTACCCCGTGCCTAGCCCGCCCGGCTCCCCAAGGACCCAGGAAAGCTGTGGCATTGCCCCACTCACACCCTCGCAGTCTCCA AAGCCCGAGACCCGGGCCCCCCAGCACGCTCCCTTCTCCGTGGTGGTGGCCATCGACTTTGGCACCACCTCCAGTGGCTATGCTTTCAGCTTCGCCAGTGATCCTGAAGCCATCCACATGATGAG AAAATGGGAGGGCGGGGACCCAGGAGTGGCCCACCAGAAGACCCCCACCTGCCTGCTTTTGACCCCGGAGGGCGCCTTTCACAGTTTTGGCTACACCGCCCGCGATTACTACCACGATCTGGACCCTGAGGAGGCACGAGACTGGCTCTACTTCGAGAAGTTCAAGATGAAGATCCACAGCGCTACT GATCTCACCCTGAAGACCCAGCTAGAGGCtgtgaatggaaagaaaatgccTGCCCTGGAGGTGTTCGCCCACGCCCTGCGCTTCTTCAAGGAGCATGCCCTTCAG GAACTGAGGGAGCAGTGCCCATCGCTGCCAGAGAAGGACACTGTGCGTTGGGTGTTGACAGTCCCCGCCATCTGGAAACAGCCCGCCAAGCAGTTCATGCGTGAAGCTGCCTACCTG GCTGGCCTGGTGTCCAGGGAGGATGCAGAGCAACTACTCATCGCCCTGGAGCCAGAGGCTGCCTCTGTCTACTGCCGCAAGCTGCGTCTACACCAGCTCTTGGACCTAAGCAGCCGGGCTCCGGGCAGTGGACGCCTGGGTGAACGCCGCTCCATCGATTCCAGCTTCCGGCAGG CCCGTGAGCAGCTGCGCCGTTCCCGCCACAGCCGCACCTTCCTGGTGGAGTCTGGCGTTGGAGAGCTGTGGGCAGAGATGCAagcag GAGACCGCTACGTGGTGGCAGACTGCGGAGGAGGCACGGTGGACCTGACCGTGCACCAGCTGGAGCAGCCACATGGCACCCTCAAGGAGCTGTACAAGGCATCTG GCGGTCCCTATGGCGCGGTGGGCGTCGATCTGGCCTTTGAGCAGCTGCTGGGCCGCATCTTCGGCGAGGACTTCATCACCACCTTCAAAAGGCAACGGCCAGCAGCCTGGGTGGATCTAACCATTGCCTTCGAGGCCCGCAAACGCACTGCAGGCCCGCACCGCTCAGGGGCGCTCAACATCTCGCTGCCTTTCTCCTTCATCGACTTCTACCGCAAACAGAGAGGCCATAACGTGGAGACAGCCCTGCGCCGGAGCAG TGTGAACTTCGTGAAATGGTCCTCACAGGGGATGCTCAGGATGTCTTGCGAGGCCATGAACGAGCTCTTTCAGCCCACGGTCAGTGGGATCATCCAGCATATAG AGGCGCTGCTGGCGCGGCCAGAGGTGCAGGGCGTGAAGCTGCTGTTCCTGGTGGGCGGCTTCGCGGAGTCGGCTGTGCTGCAGCACGCGGTGCAGACGGCGCTGGGCGCCCGCGGGCTGCGCGTGGTGGTCCCGCACGACGTGGGCCTCACCATCCTCAAGGGCGCGGTGCTGTTCGGGCAGGCGCCGGGCGTGGTGCGCGTGCGCCGCTCGCCGCTCACCTACGGCGTGGGCGTGCTCAACCGCTTTGTGGCCGGGCGCCACCCGCCGGAAAAACTGCTGGTCCGCGACGGCCGCCGCTGGTGCACCGACGTCTTCGAGCGCTTCGTGGCCGCCGAGCAGTCGGTAGCCCTGGGCGAGGAGGTGCGGCGCAGCTACTGTCCCGCGCGGCCGGGCCAGCGGCGCGTGCTCATCAACCTGTACTGCTGCGCCGCCGAGGACGCGCGCTTCATCACCGACCCAGGCGTGCGCAAGTGTGGCGCGCTCAGCCTCGAGCTGGAGCCCGCCGCCGACGGCACGTCCTCCGGCCGCCGCGAGATCCGCGCCGCCATGCAGTTTGGCGACACAGAGATCAAGGTCACCGCCGTAGACGTCAGCACCAACCGCTCCGTGCGTGCCGCCATCGACTTTCTCTCCAACTGA